The Polynucleobacter necessarius genome has a window encoding:
- a CDS encoding YdcF family protein, producing the protein MLSGGRVVAPGVAAVSEWADANRFFGGVELFKANKAPLLIFTGGWAPWEPKAKPEGELLIKYAKALGVPAKSMFTTGAVVNTAEEAEAVAALLLQRSFVDTGRRGAHPHVLLVTSALHMLRAQGLFEHAGLKVTPFPVDFKVSAGSELGILDFLPSAGALNQTEQVWREMYGRAYYGVRSVRKTR; encoded by the coding sequence GTGTTGAGTGGCGGCCGAGTTGTCGCGCCGGGTGTGGCGGCAGTAAGCGAATGGGCCGATGCCAATCGATTTTTTGGCGGCGTAGAATTGTTCAAAGCGAACAAGGCGCCACTGTTGATTTTTACCGGAGGATGGGCGCCGTGGGAGCCCAAGGCCAAGCCAGAGGGTGAGTTATTGATCAAATACGCCAAAGCCCTGGGCGTGCCGGCTAAGAGTATGTTTACCACCGGCGCGGTAGTGAATACGGCAGAGGAAGCCGAAGCTGTTGCCGCACTTCTGTTACAGCGATCTTTCGTTGACACAGGGCGACGAGGGGCGCATCCGCATGTGTTGCTGGTGACTTCAGCCTTACATATGCTGAGGGCACAAGGGTTGTTTGAGCACGCGGGTCTGAAAGTGACGCCATTTCCGGTAGATTTCAAGGTATCAGCTGGCAGTGAGTTGGGAATCCTGGATTTTCTCCCTAGTGCGGGGGCTTTGAATCAAACTGAACAGGTGTGGCGCGAGATGTACGGTCGTGCGTATTATGGGGTGCGCAGCGTGAGAAAAACAAGATGA